The Calypte anna isolate BGI_N300 chromosome 2, bCalAnn1_v1.p, whole genome shotgun sequence genome includes a window with the following:
- the PLEKHF2 gene encoding pleckstrin homology domain-containing family F member 2, whose amino-acid sequence MVDRLANSEANTRRISIVENCFGAAGQPLTIPGRVLIGEGVLTKLCRKKPKARQFFLFNDILVYGNIVIQKKKYNKQHIIPLENVTIDSIQDEGDLRNGWLIKTPTKSFAVYAATATEKSEWMNHINKCVSDLLSKSGKTPSNEHAAVWVPDSEATVCMRCQKAKFTPVNRRHHCRKCGFVVCGPCSEKRFLLPSQSSKPVRICDFCYDLLSTGEMTACQSARSDSYSQSPKSSLNDVSDDDDDEDSSD is encoded by the coding sequence ATGGTGGATCGCTTGGCAAACAGTGAGGCAAATACTAGAAGAATAAGTATAGTGGAAAACTGCTTTGGAGCAGCTGGTCAACCTTTGACTATCCCTGGGCGTGTTCTGATCGGAGAAGGAGTACTAACGAAGCTGTGTAGGAAGAAACCCAAAGCAAGGCAGTTCTTCCTGTTCAATGACATTCTTGTTTATGGTAACATTGTCAtccagaagaagaaatataatAAACAGCACATCATCCCTCTGGAAAATGTCACTATTGATTCCATCCAGGATGAAGGAGACTTACGGAATGGGTGGCTTATCAAGACACCGACGAAGTCTTTTGCGGTTTACGCTGCCACTGCTACAGAGAAGTCTGAGTGGATGAACCACATAAACAAGTGTGTTTCTGATTTGCTTTCCAAAAGCGGGAAGACTCCTAGCAATGAGCACGCAGCTGTCTGGGTACCAGACTCAGAAGCCACTGTGTGCATGCGctgtcagaaagcaaaatttacCCCCGTCAACCGTCGGCATCACTGCCGCAAGTGCGGCTTCGTGGTGTGCGGGCCCTGCTCTGAAAAGAGGTTTCTCCTCCCGAGCCAATCTTCTAAGCCTGTGCGGATTTGCGACTTCTGCTATGATCTTCTTTCTACTGGGGAGATGACTGCTTGCCAGTCTGCTAGATCAGACTCCTACAGCCAGTCACCCAAATCATCTTTAAATGATGTatctgatgatgatgatgatgaagacaGTAGTGATTAA